From Mus musculus strain C57BL/6J chromosome 17, GRCm38.p6 C57BL/6J, the proteins below share one genomic window:
- the Tbcc gene encoding tubulin-specific chaperone C, giving the protein MEGVDCSMALADAAAGSPRDLSLVPERLQRREQERQIEVERRKQKRQDQEVEEEKSGFFAAAFARERAAVEELLRGEASAERLEEAANRLQGLRKLLNDSVLFLAAYDLRQGQAALAQLQAVLTERRQELQPKKRFAFKARKKDAAGTAQVDAAPVASAAPSPPVTKEEEGAPGASWACGFSNLESQDLEKRAEELHQRDVLLSDLTNCTVKLCGNPNTLRLAKARGCKVLCGPVTTSVFLEDCRDCVLAVACQQLRVHTTKDTRVFLQVTSRAIVEDCSGIQFAPYTWSYPGIDKDFQDSGLDRSKNNWDQVDDFNWLARNVASPNWSILPEEERDIQWD; this is encoded by the coding sequence ATGGAGGGTGTGGACTGCTCCATGGCTCTGGCCGACGCTGCCGCTGGCTCCCCGCGGGACCTGAGCCTGGTGCCCGAGCGACTTCAGAGGCGCGAACAGGAGAGGCAGATAGAGGTGGAGAGACGCAAGCAGAAGCGGCAGGaccaggaggtggaggaggagaagagcgGCTTCTTCGCCGCCGCCTTCGCCCGGGAGCGCGCAGCGGTCGAGGAGCTGCTGCGGGGCGAGGCGTCGGCGGAGCGGCTGGAAGAGGCGGCCAACCGGCTCCAGGGCCTGCGGAAGCTCCTGAACGACTCGGTGCTCTTCCTCGCCGCCTACGACCTGCGGCAGGGCCAGGCGGCGTTGGCGCAGCTGCAGGCTGTCCTAACGGAACGTCGCCAGGAGTTGCAGCCCAAGAAGCGCTTCGCCTTCAAGGCACGGAAGAAGGATGCTGCGGGGACCGCCCAGGTAGACGCCGCACCCGTCGCCTCGGCGGCCCCTTCTCCACCGGTgaccaaggaggaggagggagctcCCGGGGCCAGCTGGGCCTGTGGCTTCTCCAACCTGGAGTCCCAAGACCTGGAGAAGAGAGCTGAAGAGCTGCACCAGCGCGACGTCCTTTTGAGCGACCTGACCAACTGCACTGTCAAACTGTGTGGCAATCCCAACACCTTGCGGCTTGCGAAGGCCCGCGGCTGCAAGGTGCTCTGCGGCCCAGTGACCACCTCTGTGTTTCTGGAGGATTGTCGAGATTGCGTCCTGGCTGTGGCTTGCCAGCAGCTCCGTGTGCACACTACCAAAGACACGCGCGTCTTCTTGCAAGTGACCAGCAGGGCTATCGTGGAGGACTGCAGCGGCATCCAGTTTGCCCCTTACACCTGGAGCTACCCGGGGATCGACAAGGACTTCCAGGACTCCGGTTTAGATAGGAGCAAAAATAACTGGGACCAGGTTGATGATTTCAACTGGCTGGCCCGAAACGTGGCCTCCCCAAACTGGAGTATTCTTCctgaagaggagagagacatCCAGTGGGATTGA